A section of the Citrus sinensis cultivar Valencia sweet orange chromosome 8, DVS_A1.0, whole genome shotgun sequence genome encodes:
- the LOC102617422 gene encoding 17.6 kDa class I heat shock protein-like, protein METTKLQNLLEKDNRSEAFDEERERTRRFNAKISLIPSIFGNRSVFDPFSSDVWAPFGFSSNEVSTFASAQVDWKETLEAHVFKADLPGLRKEEVKVEVEDERVLQISGERSVEKEDKNNKWHHVERGRGKFLRRFRLLENAKIDQVKASMENGVFTVTEPTPKR, encoded by the exons ATGGAAACGACTAAGTTACAAAATCTGTTAGAGAAAGACAATAGATCTGAGGCGTTCGATGAGGAGCGAGAAAGAACAAGAAGATTTAACG CAAAAATATCTTTGATTCCATCCATATTCGGAAACAGGAGCGTGTTCGACCCATTTTCCTCGGACGTCTGGGCGCCCTTTGGGTTCTCCAGCAATGAGGTGTCAACATTTGCCAGTGCTCAAGTCGATTGGAAAGAAACCCTGGAAGCTCATGTTTTCAAGGCGGATCTTCCGGGGCTCAGGAAAGAGGAAGTGAAGGTTGAAGTTGAGGACGAGAGAGTCCTTCAGATCAGCGGCGAGAGGAGCGTCGAGAAGGAAGACAAGAACAACAAATGGCACCATGTTGAGAGGGGCCGCGGCAAGTTCCTGAGGAGGTTCCGGTTGCTTGAAAATGCCAAGATCGATCAAGTCAAGGCATCAATGGAGAATGGTGTCTTCACTGTTACTGAACCTACTCCCAAAAGATAA
- the LOC102621818 gene encoding probable carotenoid cleavage dioxygenase 4, chloroplastic has protein sequence MDHMNYSSLKISYNHPPKPKITYYNHTNEQIIPFLPFQKPKRCVPIQSSMKKNSSCDTKSSPSLFTNIIDRPLHPSVDPKHVFTGNFAPVDELGPTECPVVDGRLPDSLTGTYIRNGPNPQHMPRGPLHFFEGDGMLHSVQLSKGRAIYTNRYVKTYKYKLERDAGCQIFPNMLSGIYGIADIIQCVAAVARVLMGHINLKKGFGLANTSLAFFSSKLLALGESDLPYIINSTREGDVETVGRWDFDEALFASMTAHPKTDITTKETFAFKFSPVFSPHLTFFRFDANSIKQKDVPILSINLPTFIHDFAITKRFAIFSETQLAVSAANVMLGKGMPTVFDPEKIPRIGIILKYATSDAEMKWFNVPGFNAMHVFNAWENGDDEIVLIATTATSIENLFHKIDMVHFSLEKVRINLRTGHVFRNILSTRNLELGSINSSYIGKKNRYVFMGVGKEIPKMEGVVKIDLEKEIEVSRRFYGPSCFGGEPLFVPRNEDHLDAADEDDGFVVTYIHDEIHEESKFLVMDAKSPNLDIVAAVKLPRRVPYGLHGLFVHKDNH, from the coding sequence ATGGATCACATGAATTACTCGTCCTTAAAGATATCATACAATCATCCTCCAAAACCAAAGATCACCTATTACAATCACACCAATGAACAAATTATCCCATTCCTTCCTTTTCAAAAGCCAAAAAGATGTGTTCCCATACAGTcttcaatgaaaaaaaattcatcctGCGACACCAAATCCTCACCATCATTGTTTACAAACATTATTGATCGTCCTCTTCATCCTTCTGTTGATCCAAAGCATGTCTTCACTGGAAACTTTGCTCCGGTGGACGAGCTTGGCCCCACCGAGTGCCCAGTGGTTGATGGCAGGCTTCCGGACTCTCTAACTGGAACGTACATCCGAAACGGACCAAACCCACAACACATGCCACGTGGCCCTCTCCACTTCTTTGAAGGTGATGGCATGCTTCATTCGGTGCAATTATCTAAAGGGCGTGCAATTTACACTAACCGCTACGTCAAGACTTACAAATACAAGCTCGAGAGAGATGCCGGTTGCCAAATTTTTCCCAACATGTTGTCAGGAATTTACGGGATTGCGGATATCATTCAATGTGTTGCAGCGGTAGCAAGAGTGTTGATGGGTCACATAAATCTCAAGAAAGGATTTGGTTTGGCCAATACAAGTCTTGCTTTCTTTTCATCTAAGCTTCTTGCTCTTGGTGAGTCCGATTTACCCTACATCATAAACTCTACTCGAGAAGGCGATGTTGAAACTGTAGGGAGATGGGATTTTGATGAAGCATTATTTGCAAGCATGACTGCTCATCCAAAGACAGACATTACCACAAAGGAGACTTTTGCTTTCAAATTTAGCCCCGTTTTTTCCCCTCATCTTACGTTCTTCCGCTTTGATGCAAATAGTATTAAGCAAAAGGATGTGCCTATATTGTCCATAAATCTACCAACTTTCATCCATGACTTTGCTATAACCAAGAGGTTCGCTATTTTCTCAGAGACACAATTAGCCGTTTCAGCAGCAAATGTGATGTTGGGAAAAGGCATGCCGACGGTTTTTGATCCGGAAAAAATCCCTAGAATTGGGATCATATTGAAGTATGCAACAAGTGATGCCGAGATGAAGTGGTTTAATGTTCCGGGGTTTAATGCAATGCAtgtcttcaatgcttgggaaaATGGAGATGATGAGATTGTTCTTATTGCAACTACTGCTACATCCATTGAAAATCTTTTTCACAAAATAGACATGGTCCATTTCTCACTGGAGAAGGTGAGAATCAACTTGAGAACAGGACAtgtttttagaaatattttatcaacAAGAAATTTGGAGTTGGGGTCCATAAATTCTTCCtatattgggaaaaaaaatcgcTATGTTTTTATGGGAGTGGGTAAAGAAATTCCTAAAATGGAAGGAGTTGTAAAGATTGATCtagaaaaggaaattgaagtCTCAAGAAGATTTTACGGACCCAGTTGCTTCGGAGGGGAGCCATTATTTGTTCCAAGAAATGAAGATCATCTGGATGCTGCTGATGAAGATGATGGATTTGTAGTGACTTATATTCATGATGAGATTCATGAGGAATCAAAATTTCTTGTAATGGATGCCAAATCACCAAATCTAGATATTGTCGCAGCCGTTAAGTTGCCTAGGCGGGTTCCATATGGGCTTCACGGTCTATTTGTTCATAAGGACAATcactaa